The following coding sequences are from one Biomphalaria glabrata chromosome 8, xgBioGlab47.1, whole genome shotgun sequence window:
- the LOC106069351 gene encoding alpha-1,3-mannosyl-glycoprotein 4-beta-N-acetylglucosaminyltransferase B-like isoform X2, whose amino-acid sequence MPGLFAYLPHLTANKSLLLPEFKISKGRNNVTFVIGIPSIRRPIDVYLINTLQSLIQGMNETEKTETVLIVCITEPWNISYEKKIILDIIQKFPKELDSGLLEVITPQAGYYPDLSQLKAGLGDPHERVKWRSKQNLDYAYLMLYSWKRGSYYLQLEDDIQASPGFIGGMKSALSGNYGDWFLLQFSTLGFIGRLFKSQDVPKVMEFLFMFYASKPCDWLLEDFLRVRMCGHGDIWAYCIHKIRSVARLITPTLFQHEGFHSSFSGNVNKLKDKSFGTGAKKIFFNPPLSGIINNLQAYSKYDIYALYNGDDIFWGGNPKAGDVIDFIFDHPVPLARIHIESGNSEHPGDIIREASLEILPDEFVDGGNLTRKTTPFSEKEKAANIKRYDFLPQLKNLNDTYHVLGTFNSDGAFIMDVPPKYGRILILRIAFHSNSQTWVLIKKMELHVR is encoded by the exons ATGCCAGGTTTATTCGCCTACTTGCCGCATTTGACCGCAAACAAAAGTTTACTTCTACCAGAGTTCAAAATATCCAAAGGCAGAAACAATG TGACGTTTGTGATTGGTATCCCAAGTATTAGAAGGCCTATTGATGTGTATCTGATCAATACGTTACAGTCTCTCATCCAAGGCATGAACGAGACAGAGAAAACGGAAACAGTTCTGATCGTCTGTATAACAGAG CCATGGAACATATCGTACGagaaaaagattattttagaCATAATACAGAA ATTTCCCAAAGAGCTAGATTCAGGACTCTTGGAAGTTATAACTCCACAAGCTGGCTACTACCCAGATCTAAGCCAACTAAAAGCAGGACTGGGGGATCCACATGAAAGAGTGAA ATGGAGGTCCAAACAGAACCTGGACTACGCGTACTTAATGTTATACTCCTGGAAGAGAGGTTCTTACTATTTACAA TTAGAAGACGACATTCAGGCTTCACCTGGCTTTATTGGGGGAATGAAAAGTGCCTTAAGTGGAAATTACGGAGACTGGTTTCTATTGCAATTTTCAACGTTAGGATTTATAG GTCGATTGTTCAAGTCCCAAGATGTTCCGAAAGTCATggaatttttatttatgttttatgccAGCAAGCCATGCGATTGGTTGTTAGAAGACTTTCTCAGAGTTCGAATGTGTGGCCATGGTGATATATGG GCCTATTGCATCCATAAGATCCGGAGTGTGGCACGTCTAATTACACCCACCCTCTTTCAACATGAAGGCTTTCATTCTTCTTTTTCTGGCAATGTCAATAAATTAAAG gATAAATCTTTTGGGACAggtgctaaaaaaatattttttaaccctCCACTGTCTGGCATCATCAATAACCTGCAGGCGTATTCCAAGTATGATATCTATGCTTTGTACAATGGTGATGACATCTTCTGGGGAGGCAACCCTAAAGCTGGAGATGTCATTGATTTCATATTTGACCATCCTGTTCCTTTAGCAAG AATACACATTGAAAGTGGAAACAGTGAACATCCAGGGGACATAATTAGAGAAGCGTCCTTGGAAATCTTGCCAGATGAGTTTGTAGATGGCGGCAATTTGACAAGAAAAACAACACCATTTAGTGAGAAAGAAAAAGCTGCGAATATCAAGAGATATGACTTTCTTCCTCAATTAAAGAATCTCAATGACACATATCATGTTCTTGGTACATTCAATTCAGATGGTGCATTCATCATGGATGTTCCTCCAAAGTATGGGAGAATTTTAATTCTTAGAATAGCTTTCCACTCCAATTCACAGACATGGGTTCTCATTAAAAAG ATGGAGTTACATGTAAGATGA
- the LOC106069351 gene encoding alpha-1,3-mannosyl-glycoprotein 4-beta-N-acetylglucosaminyltransferase B-like isoform X1, translating into MRLWVRRKLIIGSTLTLIFFTLGLQLVFKNSKRDRSEVINDNILRQWLENKSSFASHTSVQIQPSPAAVNQSTSPVFQETAERKFVFIYEDEKSIGNDGWSVPRMPGLFAYLPHLTANKSLLLPEFKISKGRNNVTFVIGIPSIRRPIDVYLINTLQSLIQGMNETEKTETVLIVCITEPWNISYEKKIILDIIQKFPKELDSGLLEVITPQAGYYPDLSQLKAGLGDPHERVKWRSKQNLDYAYLMLYSWKRGSYYLQLEDDIQASPGFIGGMKSALSGNYGDWFLLQFSTLGFIGRLFKSQDVPKVMEFLFMFYASKPCDWLLEDFLRVRMCGHGDIWAYCIHKIRSVARLITPTLFQHEGFHSSFSGNVNKLKDKSFGTGAKKIFFNPPLSGIINNLQAYSKYDIYALYNGDDIFWGGNPKAGDVIDFIFDHPVPLARIHIESGNSEHPGDIIREASLEILPDEFVDGGNLTRKTTPFSEKEKAANIKRYDFLPQLKNLNDTYHVLGTFNSDGAFIMDVPPKYGRILILRIAFHSNSQTWVLIKKMELHVR; encoded by the exons ATAGGTCGGAGGTTATAAATGACAATATATTGAGACAGTGGCTAGAGAACAAATCCAGCTTCGCCTCGCACACTTCAGTTCAAATCCAGCCAAGCCCTGCGGCTGTTAACCAGAGTACCAGTCCAGTGTTTCAAGAAACTGCAGAAAG GAAATTTGTGTTTATCTATGAAGACGAGAAGTCTATAGGCAACGATGGTTGGTCAGTGCCAAGGATGCCAGGTTTATTCGCCTACTTGCCGCATTTGACCGCAAACAAAAGTTTACTTCTACCAGAGTTCAAAATATCCAAAGGCAGAAACAATG TGACGTTTGTGATTGGTATCCCAAGTATTAGAAGGCCTATTGATGTGTATCTGATCAATACGTTACAGTCTCTCATCCAAGGCATGAACGAGACAGAGAAAACGGAAACAGTTCTGATCGTCTGTATAACAGAG CCATGGAACATATCGTACGagaaaaagattattttagaCATAATACAGAA ATTTCCCAAAGAGCTAGATTCAGGACTCTTGGAAGTTATAACTCCACAAGCTGGCTACTACCCAGATCTAAGCCAACTAAAAGCAGGACTGGGGGATCCACATGAAAGAGTGAA ATGGAGGTCCAAACAGAACCTGGACTACGCGTACTTAATGTTATACTCCTGGAAGAGAGGTTCTTACTATTTACAA TTAGAAGACGACATTCAGGCTTCACCTGGCTTTATTGGGGGAATGAAAAGTGCCTTAAGTGGAAATTACGGAGACTGGTTTCTATTGCAATTTTCAACGTTAGGATTTATAG GTCGATTGTTCAAGTCCCAAGATGTTCCGAAAGTCATggaatttttatttatgttttatgccAGCAAGCCATGCGATTGGTTGTTAGAAGACTTTCTCAGAGTTCGAATGTGTGGCCATGGTGATATATGG GCCTATTGCATCCATAAGATCCGGAGTGTGGCACGTCTAATTACACCCACCCTCTTTCAACATGAAGGCTTTCATTCTTCTTTTTCTGGCAATGTCAATAAATTAAAG gATAAATCTTTTGGGACAggtgctaaaaaaatattttttaaccctCCACTGTCTGGCATCATCAATAACCTGCAGGCGTATTCCAAGTATGATATCTATGCTTTGTACAATGGTGATGACATCTTCTGGGGAGGCAACCCTAAAGCTGGAGATGTCATTGATTTCATATTTGACCATCCTGTTCCTTTAGCAAG AATACACATTGAAAGTGGAAACAGTGAACATCCAGGGGACATAATTAGAGAAGCGTCCTTGGAAATCTTGCCAGATGAGTTTGTAGATGGCGGCAATTTGACAAGAAAAACAACACCATTTAGTGAGAAAGAAAAAGCTGCGAATATCAAGAGATATGACTTTCTTCCTCAATTAAAGAATCTCAATGACACATATCATGTTCTTGGTACATTCAATTCAGATGGTGCATTCATCATGGATGTTCCTCCAAAGTATGGGAGAATTTTAATTCTTAGAATAGCTTTCCACTCCAATTCACAGACATGGGTTCTCATTAAAAAG ATGGAGTTACATGTAAGATGA